In Vibrio diazotrophicus, the following proteins share a genomic window:
- a CDS encoding phage baseplate assembly protein V has product MHEFTQSQLVRLISQMIQIGTIVEVQAKPLRYKVQFTSNLTTSWIPSDVGHAGAVKDFAPHQAGELVLVVKEFNTQGGVIVASLNQNSKDQPKDDINLFYREFPDGTWLQYDMANKVLSGSVVGKVNLDAAIEIRLAAPKLIFDGDIEHDGKQTSTGNIASQASISAVANVSAGQNISDSVRSMADDRNIYNNHDHQHGDPVTGKANQKQ; this is encoded by the coding sequence ATGCATGAGTTTACTCAGTCTCAACTGGTGCGCCTAATTTCCCAGATGATCCAAATCGGTACCATCGTCGAAGTTCAGGCTAAACCGCTCCGCTATAAAGTTCAGTTCACTTCTAATTTAACTACCAGTTGGATTCCATCAGATGTTGGTCATGCCGGTGCGGTGAAAGATTTTGCGCCTCATCAAGCGGGGGAGCTCGTTCTGGTTGTGAAGGAATTCAATACTCAGGGCGGTGTGATTGTTGCCAGCCTGAACCAGAACTCAAAAGACCAACCGAAAGATGATATTAATCTGTTCTATCGCGAGTTTCCTGACGGTACTTGGTTGCAGTACGACATGGCCAACAAAGTGCTATCTGGTTCGGTAGTTGGCAAAGTTAATCTCGATGCAGCAATAGAAATTCGCTTAGCCGCTCCCAAGCTTATCTTTGATGGCGACATCGAGCATGACGGTAAGCAAACCTCTACGGGTAATATTGCATCGCAAGCCAGTATTTCAGCCGTTGCTAACGTTTCTGCCGGACAAAACATTTCCGACAGCGTCCGTTCTATGGCTGATGACCGCAATATTTATAACAACCACGATCATCAACACGGTGACCCAGTCACGGGCAAAGCCAATCAAAAACAGTAG
- a CDS encoding 3TM-type holin, translated as MWDTVKSLIADAAPLVGSLIGGPVGGGVGALVANALGVEHTPQAIEAEIRRNPDALLKITQMESEERIRLRELTYQQAELESTERKLALTEQHKTMQAELASDDAYVRRWRPTFGYAVCLAWSSLFFGICLLMIIHPEYTEQAFTGAAKLTGLFSVALTVLGLNIHKRSQDKQVSAGVVPAGVLGSIASTIRGGSNVK; from the coding sequence ATGTGGGATACAGTCAAATCGCTAATTGCAGACGCAGCGCCTTTAGTTGGTAGCTTGATTGGTGGTCCAGTGGGGGGCGGTGTTGGCGCTTTGGTGGCGAATGCTTTAGGTGTGGAACACACACCGCAAGCGATTGAAGCTGAAATCCGCCGCAATCCTGACGCGTTACTCAAGATCACGCAAATGGAAAGTGAAGAGCGTATTCGGTTACGTGAATTAACTTACCAGCAAGCTGAACTCGAAAGTACAGAGCGCAAACTTGCGCTAACCGAGCAGCATAAAACCATGCAAGCCGAATTGGCGAGTGATGATGCGTACGTTCGTCGTTGGCGCCCAACATTCGGCTATGCCGTTTGCTTAGCCTGGTCATCATTGTTCTTTGGTATTTGTCTGCTCATGATCATTCACCCTGAATACACAGAGCAAGCCTTTACGGGAGCTGCAAAACTTACGGGATTATTCAGTGTGGCGTTAACCGTTCTCGGGCTGAACATTCACAAACGTTCGCAAGATAAACAAGTCTCCGCAGGTGTGGTGCCAGCAGGCGTGTTAGGGAGTATCGCCTCGACCATTCGCGGAGGTAGTAATGTCAAATAG
- a CDS encoding DUF4041 domain-containing protein translates to METTKLAIIIGVLLIALFLLYRKAKQLQEKNQAFETRFKDVIDADKERDAVLQEKEQIQLETKELVESYKSKRALYEHLTAELAIYEDELDMIEQGFYRPMFDFDTSEKFKDEIKQIKDTQKQMIKDKEAIYCNTNWTVGDSKSEGKKMINRGIRLTARAFNNECDAAIANVKWNNVNNMIARVEKAFEAINKLNETNDIHISPTYLEYKRLELRATHEYQLKKQAEKEEQAEIRRQMREEAKLEQEMLKAQKEEEQFQKMLDKAKADAQKASGEKLDKLNEQIAKLAAELEEAHAKNERAKSMAEQTKAGHVYVISNIGSFGENVYKIGMTRRLEPLDRVKELGDASVPFTFDVHAMIYSENAPALENELHRKFDIQRLNLVNNRKEFFAVTLDDIREEVIKVDPEAEFYETAEAQEYRESQAIRKTRENKETHSKKMDEFPDMEFA, encoded by the coding sequence ATGGAAACCACTAAGCTAGCTATAATAATTGGCGTTCTACTCATTGCTTTATTTCTACTATATCGCAAGGCTAAACAGCTCCAAGAGAAAAATCAGGCATTTGAAACTCGCTTTAAAGATGTTATCGACGCTGATAAAGAAAGAGATGCAGTACTCCAAGAAAAAGAACAAATTCAGCTTGAAACCAAAGAATTAGTCGAATCTTACAAAAGTAAAAGAGCTCTTTACGAACACCTCACAGCAGAGCTTGCAATCTACGAAGATGAACTGGATATGATCGAACAAGGTTTTTACAGACCTATGTTTGATTTTGATACTTCCGAAAAATTCAAGGACGAGATCAAGCAAATAAAAGACACCCAAAAGCAGATGATTAAAGATAAAGAGGCGATCTACTGCAATACCAATTGGACTGTCGGTGACAGTAAGTCTGAAGGTAAAAAAATGATTAACCGAGGAATAAGGTTAACCGCTCGGGCTTTCAACAATGAATGTGATGCTGCAATAGCAAACGTTAAATGGAACAACGTAAATAATATGATTGCTCGAGTTGAAAAGGCTTTTGAAGCAATTAATAAGTTGAACGAAACAAATGATATTCACATTTCACCGACCTACCTTGAATACAAGCGGCTTGAACTAAGAGCTACTCATGAATATCAGTTGAAAAAACAAGCTGAAAAAGAAGAGCAGGCTGAAATAAGACGACAAATGAGAGAAGAAGCTAAGCTCGAACAAGAGATGCTGAAAGCTCAAAAAGAAGAAGAACAGTTCCAAAAAATGCTAGATAAAGCCAAGGCTGATGCTCAAAAAGCTAGCGGTGAAAAGCTAGATAAGTTGAATGAACAAATAGCGAAATTAGCTGCTGAGCTTGAAGAGGCCCACGCTAAAAATGAACGAGCAAAATCTATGGCTGAACAAACCAAAGCTGGTCATGTGTATGTCATTTCAAACATAGGCTCATTTGGTGAGAACGTATATAAAATTGGCATGACGCGTCGTCTAGAGCCATTGGACCGAGTGAAAGAGTTAGGTGACGCAAGCGTTCCATTTACTTTCGATGTTCACGCTATGATCTATTCTGAAAACGCACCTGCATTAGAAAATGAGCTGCACCGTAAATTTGATATCCAACGTCTAAATCTTGTTAACAACAGAAAAGAGTTTTTTGCAGTTACTCTTGATGACATCAGAGAGGAAGTGATTAAGGTGGATCCTGAAGCAGAATTTTATGAGACAGCTGAAGCTCAGGAATATCGAGAGTCACAAGCCATTCGTAAAACGCGAGAGAATAAAGAAACACACTCTAAGAAAATGGACGAGTTCCCGGATATGGAGTTCGCTTAA